From a single Candidatus Sulfotelmatobacter sp. genomic region:
- a CDS encoding Rne/Rng family ribonuclease — MRQQIIINADSYETRIAILEDAELAELLVERAEQRRHVGDIYKGRVNAVLPGMQAAFVDLGLAKTGFLHASDLVESLTVDEDLGEVEDNGHHGRRSRGTHLKIEDHLKKGQEILVQITKESIGTKGPRVTQQVSLPGRYCVLMPGVDHVGVSRRIEDRAERQRIKAIIADLKPPGVGIIARTVGEGKAEDDFAADVKHLTRMWQKIDKKSASVRAPALVHRELELTASLIRDLFTDEVEEVVIDDKESFAEIQNYLKSVAPELRERVKLHKEKEPIFDAYGIEPQIEKTFERKVWLKKGGYICIDHTEALVSIDVNTGRFTGKKNQEETIFRNNLEAAREIPRQLRLRDIGGMIVIDFIDMEIEANKRAVLDELRKELKKDRARTKAFAVSELGLVEMTRQRERSSLLHYYTEDCPHCGGLGKVPSHETMLVKLERAMRRVAAIGGQKRITVKVAPEIALYFVEQEARRFAELEKRFKLQVDLKDDPQLKRGEMKVLSERKQDISRQVVGAVPGN, encoded by the coding sequence GTGAGACAACAGATCATCATCAACGCCGATTCCTACGAAACCCGCATCGCCATTCTCGAGGACGCCGAGCTCGCCGAGCTGCTGGTCGAGCGCGCCGAGCAGCGGCGCCACGTCGGCGACATCTACAAGGGCCGCGTCAATGCGGTGCTGCCCGGCATGCAGGCCGCGTTCGTCGACCTCGGGCTCGCCAAGACCGGATTCCTGCACGCTTCGGATCTGGTCGAATCGCTGACCGTCGATGAAGACCTTGGCGAAGTCGAGGACAACGGCCATCACGGCCGCCGCTCGCGCGGCACGCACCTCAAGATCGAGGACCATCTCAAGAAGGGCCAGGAGATCCTGGTGCAGATCACCAAGGAGTCGATCGGCACCAAGGGCCCGCGTGTCACCCAGCAGGTCAGCCTGCCCGGTCGCTACTGCGTTCTGATGCCGGGCGTGGATCACGTCGGCGTGTCGCGCCGCATCGAGGATCGCGCCGAGCGCCAGCGCATCAAGGCGATCATCGCCGATCTGAAGCCGCCGGGCGTCGGGATCATCGCGCGCACCGTGGGCGAGGGGAAGGCCGAGGACGACTTCGCGGCCGACGTGAAGCACCTCACCCGAATGTGGCAGAAGATCGACAAGAAGTCGGCGAGCGTGCGCGCTCCCGCGCTGGTGCATCGCGAGCTGGAGCTCACCGCCAGCCTGATTCGCGATCTGTTCACCGACGAGGTCGAAGAGGTGGTGATCGACGACAAAGAATCGTTCGCCGAGATCCAGAACTACCTGAAGTCGGTCGCGCCCGAGCTTCGCGAGCGCGTCAAGCTCCACAAGGAGAAGGAGCCGATCTTCGACGCCTACGGCATCGAGCCCCAGATCGAAAAGACCTTCGAGCGGAAAGTGTGGCTCAAGAAGGGCGGCTACATCTGCATCGACCACACCGAGGCGCTGGTCTCGATCGACGTCAACACCGGTCGCTTCACCGGCAAGAAGAACCAGGAAGAAACCATCTTCCGCAACAACCTCGAAGCGGCGCGCGAGATTCCCCGCCAGCTTCGGCTGCGCGACATCGGCGGCATGATCGTGATCGACTTCATCGACATGGAGATCGAGGCCAACAAGCGCGCGGTGCTCGACGAGCTGCGCAAGGAGCTGAAGAAGGATCGCGCCCGCACCAAGGCCTTCGCGGTGAGCGAGCTGGGTCTGGTGGAGATGACGCGGCAGCGCGAGCGCTCGAGCCTGCTCCACTACTACACCGAGGACTGCCCGCACTGCGGCGGCCTCGGCAAGGTGCCGAGCCACGAGACCATGCTGGTCAAGCTCGAGCGCGCGATGCGGCGGGTGGCGGCGATCGGCGGACAGAAGCGCATTACGGTGAAAGTTGCGCCCGAGATCGCGCTCTACTTCGTCGAGCAGGAGGCGCGGCGGTTCGCCGAGCTCGAGAAGCGCTTCAAGCTGCAGGTCGACCTGAAGGACGATCCGCAGTTGAAGCGCGGCGAAATGAAGGTGCTGAGCGAGAGGAAGCAGGACATCAGCCGGCAGGTGGTGGGAGCGGTGCCGGGGAACTGA
- a CDS encoding TIGR03960 family B12-binding radical SAM protein codes for MSTAVAELIQHQLLPRVSKPNRYLGNALHVPRKPLEAAEVRVLLAFPDAYEIGLSNVGIRIIHHVLNQRNDVAAELCFAPWPDAEAEMRRLGIPLFSLDSHAPASAFDVIGFSLQYELQYTNVLMMLELAGLPLRSVDRDARHALVIAGGAQAFSPEPMAEFVDAFVIGDGEDVIHRVVDAVGQAKRGGWARPRLLRHLAHLPGVYVPWGYETDTNAEGWLVPKPRPGFPARVNSVWVKELKAEYYPAAPLLPVGEITHDRLSVEIMRGCTRGCRFCQAGMINRPVREKPAQQVVEEVLQGLQATGLEEVSLISLSSTDHTQIVDQVNALADELCPTRVQISLPSTRPDNVPVEVARRMAAQKKGSITLAPEAGSQRMRDVINKNHTEDELLNSVGTAAREGYTSAKLYFMCGLPGENDDDLVAIMDLAQKAWKRARDEGNKGFRITASVSPHVPKPHTPFAWAAQVSTRELNRRLGVLRKAAHGKPIALKYRDAETSLLEGVFTRGDRRLGLAVEEAYRRGCRFDAWSEHLKFDVWMSVFRDLGMDPERALVERSTELEQPWDVVQSPVTKKFLVREKIRADRAGITDDCRLEDVCFSCGVAECPQRPWVKQPHAPLDLGAARATVPAPAFGRRARESRDPGRPLPGSGVATATRFRIVFEKGSEMRFISHLDLMRTWERTLRRSGLPLAYTQGHHPHLKMSFGPPLPLGYRSRAEVFDLELARPPAADLAARLNAALPDGLQVLGYRPILFKPPSLMSQLEGATYRVRFPRTYLEEAGLNPETLLGTLRTRITELLAREHVLVRRQSEAQTREFDARPAILSLEVLEDETPAVLQARVKFTARAQVRPEEIVALLIPHVDARTTDIERACLWAEHGGRHLDPLELLGART; via the coding sequence ATGAGCACCGCAGTCGCCGAACTCATCCAGCATCAGCTGCTGCCGCGCGTTTCCAAGCCCAACCGCTACTTGGGCAATGCGCTGCACGTGCCGCGCAAGCCGCTCGAAGCGGCCGAAGTGCGAGTGCTGCTGGCGTTCCCCGACGCGTACGAGATCGGCCTCTCCAACGTCGGCATCCGCATCATCCATCACGTGCTGAACCAGCGGAACGACGTCGCGGCCGAGCTCTGCTTCGCGCCCTGGCCGGACGCCGAAGCCGAAATGCGTCGCCTCGGGATTCCGCTGTTCTCGCTCGACTCGCACGCGCCGGCTTCGGCGTTCGACGTGATCGGCTTCTCGCTCCAGTACGAACTGCAGTACACGAATGTGCTGATGATGCTCGAACTGGCGGGGCTGCCGCTGCGCAGCGTCGATCGTGACGCGCGCCACGCGCTGGTGATCGCCGGCGGCGCTCAGGCGTTCAGCCCCGAGCCGATGGCCGAGTTCGTGGACGCGTTCGTGATCGGCGATGGCGAAGACGTGATCCATCGCGTGGTGGACGCGGTGGGCCAGGCGAAGCGCGGCGGCTGGGCCCGCCCGCGGCTGCTGAGGCATCTCGCCCATCTGCCCGGCGTCTACGTGCCGTGGGGCTACGAGACCGATACCAACGCGGAGGGCTGGCTGGTGCCGAAGCCGCGCCCGGGATTCCCGGCGCGCGTGAACTCAGTGTGGGTGAAGGAGCTCAAGGCCGAGTACTACCCGGCGGCGCCGCTGCTGCCGGTCGGCGAGATCACGCACGATCGCCTGTCGGTCGAAATCATGCGCGGCTGCACGCGCGGTTGCCGCTTCTGCCAGGCCGGCATGATCAACCGTCCGGTGCGCGAGAAGCCGGCCCAGCAGGTGGTCGAAGAAGTGCTGCAGGGCCTGCAGGCCACCGGGCTCGAAGAAGTGTCGCTGATCTCGCTGTCGTCCACCGACCACACTCAGATCGTGGACCAGGTGAACGCGCTGGCCGACGAGCTGTGCCCGACGCGCGTACAGATCTCTCTGCCCTCGACCCGGCCCGACAACGTGCCGGTGGAAGTGGCGCGGCGCATGGCGGCGCAGAAGAAGGGCTCGATCACGCTGGCCCCCGAGGCCGGCAGCCAGCGGATGCGCGACGTGATCAACAAGAATCACACCGAGGACGAGTTGCTGAATTCGGTCGGCACCGCCGCACGCGAGGGCTATACCAGCGCCAAACTCTACTTCATGTGCGGACTGCCGGGCGAGAACGACGACGATCTGGTCGCGATCATGGATCTGGCGCAGAAGGCCTGGAAGCGAGCGCGCGACGAGGGCAACAAGGGTTTCCGCATTACCGCCAGCGTCTCGCCGCACGTGCCCAAGCCGCACACACCTTTCGCGTGGGCGGCGCAGGTGAGTACCCGGGAGCTGAACCGCCGCCTGGGGGTGCTGCGCAAGGCCGCGCACGGCAAGCCCATCGCGCTCAAGTATCGCGACGCCGAGACTTCGCTGCTCGAGGGCGTGTTCACCCGCGGCGATCGGCGGCTCGGTCTCGCGGTGGAAGAGGCCTATCGGCGTGGCTGCCGCTTCGACGCCTGGAGCGAGCATCTGAAGTTCGACGTCTGGATGTCGGTGTTTCGCGACCTCGGCATGGATCCCGAACGCGCCCTGGTCGAGCGGTCCACCGAGCTGGAACAGCCGTGGGACGTGGTGCAGTCCCCGGTCACCAAGAAGTTCCTGGTGCGAGAGAAGATTCGCGCCGATCGCGCCGGCATCACCGATGATTGCCGGCTCGAGGATGTGTGCTTCTCGTGTGGCGTCGCGGAATGCCCGCAGCGGCCGTGGGTGAAGCAGCCTCACGCGCCGCTCGACCTCGGCGCGGCCCGGGCCACCGTGCCCGCGCCGGCGTTTGGTCGGCGGGCCCGCGAGTCCCGCGATCCCGGCCGTCCTCTGCCGGGCAGCGGGGTGGCGACCGCCACGCGTTTCCGCATCGTTTTCGAAAAGGGGAGCGAGATGCGTTTCATCTCGCACCTCGATCTCATGCGGACCTGGGAGCGGACGTTGCGCCGCTCCGGGCTCCCGCTCGCTTACACCCAGGGTCATCATCCGCACCTGAAGATGTCGTTCGGGCCGCCGTTGCCTCTGGGCTACCGTTCACGGGCCGAGGTCTTCGATCTGGAGCTGGCGCGGCCGCCCGCCGCCGATCTGGCGGCGCGCTTGAATGCCGCGCTTCCCGATGGGCTCCAGGTGCTGGGCTATCGTCCCATTCTTTTCAAACCGCCTTCGCTCATGAGTCAACTCGAGGGCGCGACCTATCGGGTGCGTTTCCCGCGAACGTATCTCGAGGAAGCCGGACTGAATCCGGAGACGCTCCTCGGCACCCTGCGGACGCGCATCACCGAGCTGCTCGCCCGGGAGCACGTGCTCGTGCGCCGGCAGAGCGAGGCTCAAACCCGCGAATTCGACGCACGACCCGCGATTCTGTCCCTCGAGGTCCTCGAGGACGAGACTCCGGCCGTCCTGCAGGCGCGCGTGAAGTTCACCGCGCGCGCTCAGGTGCGGCCCGAGGAGATCGTCGCCCTGCTGATCCCCCACGTCGACGCGCGCACGACCGACATCGAGCGCGCGTGCCTGTGGGCCGAGCATGGCGGCCGTCATCTCGATCCGCTGGAGCTGCTGGGGGCACGAACCTGA